A single Paenibacillus sp. FSL R5-0517 DNA region contains:
- the nirD gene encoding nitrite reductase small subunit NirD, which produces MNKFRIGHLADIDEKGARTFLIQDTEIAVFKLSDGSLHAVENRCPHKGGKLSEGMVCGTAVHCPLHDWKIDLRNGKVHEPDEGCLNTYKTEVDGNSGEIYITIAG; this is translated from the coding sequence ATGAACAAATTCCGGATTGGACACTTGGCGGATATTGATGAAAAGGGAGCACGGACTTTCCTGATACAGGATACCGAAATTGCAGTCTTCAAACTGAGCGACGGGAGTCTGCACGCCGTCGAGAATCGTTGCCCTCACAAGGGCGGCAAGCTGTCGGAAGGCATGGTATGCGGGACAGCGGTTCATTGTCCTTTGCATGATTGGAAGATTGATCTGCGTAACGGTAAGGTACATGAGCCGGATGAGGGCTGTCTGAACACCTACAAAACAGAAGTAGACGGCAACAGTGGAGAAATCTATATCACAATTGCGGGTTAA
- a CDS encoding GPR1/FUN34/YaaH family transporter: protein MQTDSQTKVKIVNADPSAMGLFGLAIVTLVASSQKLGITDGLSYAIPWAIFLGAFAQLFACIQDSKRNNTFGTTAFGAYAFFWFAMAANWMIKMGVFGSTLAEQADGKQLGFAFAGYLVFTLFMTIGAIEANKVLLIIFILIDFLFLGLTFDAFGVAPHIFHTIAAYAEMAIGIVSLYGTGASVLNAHFGYAFLPIGKPSGIFKPKA from the coding sequence ATGCAGACCGATTCACAGACTAAAGTCAAAATTGTTAACGCCGATCCCAGCGCAATGGGATTATTTGGGTTGGCTATCGTAACCCTGGTCGCTTCTTCCCAAAAGCTTGGCATCACAGATGGACTTAGCTACGCTATTCCTTGGGCAATCTTCCTGGGCGCCTTTGCCCAGTTATTTGCATGCATTCAAGATTCCAAACGCAACAATACCTTTGGCACAACCGCTTTTGGTGCGTACGCATTCTTCTGGTTCGCCATGGCGGCCAATTGGATGATCAAAATGGGCGTATTTGGCTCCACGCTTGCGGAACAGGCTGATGGCAAGCAGCTCGGATTTGCTTTTGCCGGATACCTTGTATTCACCCTGTTCATGACCATCGGTGCGATTGAAGCGAATAAAGTATTGCTGATCATCTTCATTCTGATTGACTTCCTGTTCCTTGGCTTGACCTTTGACGCTTTCGGCGTAGCTCCTCACATTTTCCACACCATTGCAGCATACGCTGAAATGGCGATCGGAATTGTGTCCCTGTATGGTACAGGTGCTTCGGTACTGAACGCTCACTTCGGCTATGCGTTCTTGCCAATCGGCAAACCGTCCGGCATTTTCAAGCCCAAGGCTTAA
- a CDS encoding ANTAR domain-containing protein has protein sequence MRSLLVIRIQSTIADSSDAIPLTPERLLGANGYHVQVAGSEAEAVKLARAAEASILHLSLADVEYWVNCLGKGKSDSPLLWWCAPDTASSSADSCEIETSFDGILTPSMTGSEIHWTLHFAARRYMERKQWEQERKQLQSRLEDRKWIDMAKAILSDLKQISEAEAYDLLRKKAMDERKRMVDVATAIVKAHQLLQS, from the coding sequence ATGCGATCTTTATTGGTCATCCGTATACAATCAACGATAGCTGATTCGTCCGATGCAATCCCTCTGACACCGGAGAGGCTGCTGGGAGCGAACGGGTACCATGTACAGGTGGCAGGCAGTGAGGCGGAAGCGGTGAAGCTGGCTCGTGCGGCGGAAGCATCCATCTTGCATCTGTCGCTGGCTGACGTGGAGTACTGGGTGAACTGCCTGGGAAAGGGAAAGTCGGATTCCCCGCTGCTCTGGTGGTGCGCGCCAGACACAGCCTCTTCCTCCGCAGACTCCTGCGAGATCGAAACTTCATTTGATGGAATACTTACCCCTTCCATGACCGGGTCGGAGATACATTGGACGCTTCACTTTGCAGCCCGGCGCTACATGGAACGCAAGCAGTGGGAACAGGAACGGAAGCAGTTGCAATCCAGGCTGGAAGATCGGAAGTGGATTGATATGGCGAAGGCCATCCTTAGTGATCTGAAGCAGATTTCCGAGGCTGAAGCCTATGACCTGTTACGCAAGAAAGCGATGGATGAACGCAAACGGATGGTCGATGTAGCCACAGCCATTGTGAAGGCGCATCAACTGCTCCAGTCTTAA
- the cobA gene encoding uroporphyrinogen-III C-methyltransferase, whose product MSRGLVSIVGAGPGDPDLITVKALKRIQSADVIMYDRLVNDQLLAEARVGALRIYCGKAPGLHSMSQEMIGRMLAAHAAEGKQVVRLKGGDPFIFGRGGEEALVLAEAGIAFEIIPGITSAVGTSASSLIPLTHRGIASSFACVTGTGSDGNVSSVRWDLLAHSVDTLVIYMGISQLPQIQHELLHHGKSGHTPAALIERGTTSEERIITGTLAELHSLALSHQVNNPALIMVGESVLIREQLLQMQQAANASMTG is encoded by the coding sequence ATGAGCCGGGGCTTGGTTAGTATCGTTGGCGCTGGCCCTGGAGATCCGGATCTGATTACGGTAAAAGCCCTGAAACGTATTCAGTCCGCAGATGTCATTATGTATGATCGGCTTGTGAATGATCAATTGCTCGCTGAGGCTCGCGTCGGAGCACTCCGCATCTACTGCGGCAAGGCTCCAGGGCTTCACTCCATGAGTCAGGAGATGATTGGACGGATGCTTGCTGCACATGCAGCGGAAGGCAAACAAGTCGTACGACTCAAGGGTGGCGATCCGTTCATCTTTGGCCGTGGTGGTGAAGAAGCGCTTGTGCTGGCAGAAGCAGGGATTGCATTCGAGATCATTCCCGGCATCACTTCAGCTGTAGGTACATCCGCTTCCTCCCTTATTCCGTTAACCCATCGGGGGATTGCTTCATCGTTTGCATGTGTCACGGGAACCGGCAGTGACGGAAATGTTTCATCCGTTCGCTGGGACCTGCTCGCCCATAGCGTGGATACACTGGTCATCTATATGGGCATTAGCCAACTGCCCCAGATCCAACATGAATTGCTTCACCATGGGAAAAGTGGACACACCCCTGCGGCTCTAATCGAACGGGGAACCACTTCGGAGGAACGCATTATTACCGGCACACTTGCCGAACTCCATTCCCTCGCCCTGTCACATCAAGTGAATAACCCGGCATTAATTATGGTCGGCGAGTCCGTCCTGATCCGCGAACAGTTGCTTCAGATGCAACAGGCCGCTAATGCCTCCATGACCGGATAA
- a CDS encoding aspartyl-phosphate phosphatase Spo0E family protein encodes MVMSLDLKNKIEKARHNLYMLVEHNKGGLGHPDVIRQSMALDELINEYNRISRNHSRA; translated from the coding sequence ATGGTTATGAGTTTGGATTTGAAAAATAAAATAGAAAAGGCCAGACATAACCTTTATATGCTGGTAGAGCATAACAAGGGTGGTCTTGGACATCCCGATGTGATTCGGCAGTCTATGGCATTGGACGAATTGATTAATGAGTATAACCGAATTAGCCGAAACCATTCACGGGCCTGA
- a CDS encoding acyl-CoA thioesterase, producing MEKKYVRETRCFKTARVFPTDVNNHNTLFGGKLMSYIDDIASIAASKLCRVNTVTASTDSVDFLYPINPTDSVTLESFASWTGRSSMEIFVKVIREDLKTGEKKIAATAFLTFVALDENNRKLIVPRIIPETEEEKKLYETAPDRAAMRKRRREESKKFADFLTVTYPWE from the coding sequence GTGGAGAAAAAGTATGTACGCGAAACGCGTTGTTTTAAGACGGCACGGGTGTTCCCAACCGATGTCAACAATCACAACACCCTGTTCGGCGGGAAGCTGATGTCCTACATCGATGATATCGCATCCATTGCCGCTTCCAAGCTATGCCGGGTCAATACCGTTACCGCATCAACCGACTCGGTAGACTTCCTGTACCCGATTAACCCAACAGATTCCGTTACGCTGGAATCGTTCGCGTCGTGGACCGGGCGCAGTTCCATGGAGATTTTTGTGAAAGTGATTCGTGAGGATCTGAAGACCGGAGAGAAAAAAATCGCGGCGACTGCCTTTCTGACCTTTGTGGCCCTGGACGAAAATAATCGCAAACTGATCGTACCCCGCATTATCCCAGAGACGGAAGAAGAGAAGAAACTATACGAGACCGCTCCGGATCGGGCGGCCATGCGGAAAAGGCGGCGGGAAGAGAGCAAGAAATTCGCTGACTTCCTGACCGTTACTTATCCTTGGGAATAA
- a CDS encoding anthranilate phosphoribosyltransferase, which yields MDMSQILREVGRGKRGSRDLNYTEALTVAEKILKQEVSPAQTAAFLMAERMKMENVEELEAFVHACRNSAERFSVFQDGLDCAGPYDGRTKSFMATFPVAFVLAAAGLPVTLHGSDPLPPKWGVTLSVLLKEAGIDTGKMDRADAQGAALHSGVMYVSSEEWCEPLRKLRPLREELGFRTVFNTAEKLIDYNHSPYLVFGVFHNTFLDRIAKLLTRFNYRRAYVVQGMEGSEDLYIDRPTRVYAVEDGDMKLELVDPAAYELDMPVPELVWTAAKQLEVAESVLSGDGHIAFVNQVLLNGGFRLYAAGRVNSIEEGIYTCQGLLESGAAYRIYQQWCVSMGGELPDNRAVSIYPASSR from the coding sequence ATGGATATGTCTCAGATACTCCGAGAGGTCGGACGTGGGAAACGAGGCTCGCGTGATCTGAATTATACAGAGGCACTGACCGTTGCAGAGAAAATCCTGAAACAGGAGGTTTCCCCTGCCCAGACGGCTGCCTTTCTCATGGCTGAACGAATGAAAATGGAAAACGTCGAGGAACTGGAAGCCTTTGTTCATGCATGTCGTAACAGTGCGGAACGTTTCTCCGTTTTTCAGGACGGATTGGACTGTGCTGGTCCCTATGACGGGCGGACGAAGTCGTTCATGGCCACGTTTCCGGTTGCATTTGTACTCGCGGCAGCCGGGTTGCCTGTGACTTTGCACGGGAGTGATCCTTTACCGCCCAAGTGGGGCGTTACGCTGTCGGTACTGTTGAAGGAAGCAGGAATAGATACGGGTAAGATGGATCGGGCAGATGCCCAAGGCGCTGCGCTCCATTCAGGTGTCATGTATGTATCCTCCGAGGAGTGGTGTGAGCCTCTTCGCAAGCTTCGTCCGTTACGGGAAGAGCTGGGATTCCGCACGGTGTTTAACACAGCAGAGAAACTCATTGATTATAACCATTCACCGTATCTGGTGTTTGGTGTGTTTCATAATACCTTTCTGGATCGGATTGCGAAGCTGCTTACCCGGTTTAATTATCGTCGTGCTTATGTGGTGCAGGGAATGGAAGGTTCTGAGGATCTGTATATTGATCGGCCAACCCGCGTATACGCCGTGGAAGATGGTGATATGAAGCTGGAATTGGTTGATCCTGCAGCCTATGAATTGGATATGCCCGTACCGGAACTGGTCTGGACGGCTGCGAAGCAGCTGGAAGTGGCGGAAAGTGTATTAAGCGGTGACGGTCATATTGCTTTTGTGAATCAGGTTCTGTTAAATGGAGGATTCCGCTTGTACGCAGCGGGGCGTGTCAATTCCATCGAAGAGGGCATATACACTTGTCAGGGATTGCTGGAGAGTGGTGCGGCATATCGTATTTATCAACAGTGGTGTGTCTCCATGGGTGGCGAACTGCCGGATAACAGGGCGGTATCCATTTATCCGGCATCGTCCAGGTAA
- a CDS encoding formate/nitrite transporter family protein, whose amino-acid sequence MDFVKPAEVLQSMLEAGESKARMNRVQMLIRGFLAGAILAFATTLAYTAVTQTSVGLAGALIFPAGFVIIVLLGLELVTGNFAMLPLALMKRRITWMDMLRNYFWVITGHLLGCAFYALLYGLTITKMGTNMSNPLIQTLIQTSEAKTLGYQHLGGAGIVLVIIKAILCNWMVTLGAVMAMTSTSTLGKIVAMWLPITIFFAQGFEHAVVNMFVIPAGMMLGAQVSVADWWLWNQIPVLVGNLIGGAVFTGLGLYAAHHWGKPVKLSTKLATIQGGRSGLASSDAAPKLGTRS is encoded by the coding sequence ATGGATTTTGTTAAACCTGCAGAAGTGCTGCAATCGATGCTCGAAGCTGGTGAGAGCAAAGCCAGAATGAATCGGGTACAGATGCTAATCCGCGGTTTTCTGGCAGGGGCTATCCTTGCTTTTGCAACCACATTGGCATATACCGCTGTAACTCAAACTTCCGTTGGTTTGGCAGGTGCACTGATATTCCCCGCGGGATTCGTCATTATTGTTCTGCTGGGCCTTGAATTGGTGACAGGAAACTTTGCGATGCTCCCACTCGCACTGATGAAACGCAGAATTACATGGATGGATATGCTCCGAAATTATTTTTGGGTGATCACAGGTCATCTACTTGGATGTGCATTCTATGCTCTTTTATACGGACTGACCATTACGAAGATGGGTACGAATATGAGCAACCCACTCATTCAAACGCTGATTCAGACCAGTGAAGCCAAAACATTAGGATATCAGCATTTGGGCGGAGCAGGCATTGTTCTGGTGATCATCAAGGCCATTCTATGTAACTGGATGGTCACACTCGGGGCCGTGATGGCGATGACATCCACATCAACTCTAGGCAAAATCGTAGCGATGTGGCTGCCTATTACGATATTTTTCGCCCAAGGTTTTGAACATGCTGTAGTGAACATGTTTGTCATTCCGGCAGGCATGATGCTCGGTGCACAGGTCAGTGTCGCTGACTGGTGGCTGTGGAATCAGATCCCGGTGTTGGTGGGTAACCTCATTGGCGGAGCTGTATTTACAGGCCTCGGCCTATATGCTGCCCATCACTGGGGGAAACCGGTGAAGCTATCAACCAAACTGGCAACCATTCAGGGTGGTCGTTCCGGATTGGCAAGTTCCGATGCGGCACCGAAATTGGGGACACGATCATGA
- the nirB gene encoding nitrite reductase large subunit NirB: protein MSTTKKLVLVGNGMAGIRTIEHILKLAPHAYEITVFGAEPHPNYNRIMLSSVLAGGTSIEDIVINEWSWYEDNGIQVYPGDPVVQIDTERKEVVSQNGVRAAYDELIMATGSQAFILPLPGANKEGVIGFRDIKDCETMMSASQKYRKAAVIGGGLLGLEAARGLLNLGMDVTVIHINGHLMDRNLDLPAGLMLQRELEEQGMKFLLNKHTEEITGKHRVKAIRFTDQTVLEADLVVMAVGIRPQIELARNTGLDVNRGVIVDDYMHTSIPGISAVGECAEHRGIAYGLVAPLYEQGMVLAKRLAGAATEGYAGSVTSTKLKVSGVDVFSAGQFKDAADTRSIRIQDDVDGVYKKMVIKDGQLIGAVLFGDTTDGASLFSLIKSGENISGREKEILLGVPSGASGSGPSVAERMASMPDDEIVCGCNGVTKSSIGDAVLNKGCNTLGAIKSCTKASASCGGCKPIIENLLTYYAGDNVGEQTKEGICGCTSYDRDEIVAQIKEMGLKSVKEVMNVLGWNEPEGCSKCRPSLNYYLGMIWPAEYRDERVSKFTNERYHANIQKDGTYSVIPRIYGGVTSPAELIKIATVAEKYDVPMVKFTGGQRLDLLGVQKENLPKIWEELDMPSGFGYGKALRTVKTCVGNTFCRFGTQDSIEMGIRLEKKLDKMVAPAKVKLAVSGCPRNCAEATIKDLGVVAIDGAWEIHVGGNAGVKVRTAELLCTVKTDAEVEEWTYSYLQYYRENAKWNERTAAWIERVGLEHVKEALADRDVRLALVERLEVTLGHTVDPWKEIIEDEKLRKNFTPLSGAEPVTH from the coding sequence ATGAGTACAACGAAAAAGTTGGTATTGGTCGGTAATGGCATGGCGGGAATTCGTACAATCGAACATATCCTTAAGCTCGCTCCGCACGCTTATGAAATTACAGTCTTCGGCGCAGAGCCGCATCCCAACTACAACCGCATCATGCTCTCCTCTGTATTGGCTGGCGGAACATCCATCGAAGATATCGTCATCAACGAGTGGAGTTGGTACGAAGATAACGGCATTCAGGTATACCCGGGAGACCCGGTTGTTCAGATCGATACCGAGCGCAAGGAAGTTGTATCTCAGAACGGTGTACGCGCAGCCTATGATGAGCTGATTATGGCAACCGGATCACAAGCGTTCATCCTGCCACTTCCCGGTGCCAACAAGGAAGGCGTGATCGGTTTCCGCGATATTAAAGATTGCGAGACCATGATGTCAGCCTCACAAAAATATCGCAAAGCTGCCGTCATTGGAGGCGGATTGCTAGGACTTGAAGCAGCGCGTGGGCTGCTCAATCTGGGCATGGACGTCACGGTCATCCACATTAACGGTCATCTGATGGACCGGAATCTGGATCTGCCAGCAGGGCTGATGCTCCAGCGGGAGCTTGAAGAGCAGGGCATGAAGTTCCTTTTGAATAAACATACCGAAGAAATCACTGGCAAGCATCGAGTGAAAGCCATTCGTTTCACGGATCAGACCGTACTTGAAGCTGACCTGGTTGTCATGGCTGTCGGGATTCGTCCTCAGATCGAACTGGCTCGAAATACCGGCCTGGATGTCAATCGTGGTGTCATCGTAGATGATTATATGCATACCAGCATTCCTGGGATCTCTGCCGTCGGCGAATGTGCAGAACACCGCGGTATTGCCTACGGACTGGTTGCTCCATTATATGAACAAGGTATGGTGCTCGCGAAACGCTTGGCTGGAGCGGCCACCGAAGGATATGCAGGCTCAGTAACTTCCACCAAACTGAAAGTATCCGGAGTCGACGTATTCTCTGCAGGACAATTCAAAGACGCTGCAGATACGCGCAGCATTCGCATTCAGGATGATGTCGACGGTGTGTACAAAAAGATGGTGATCAAGGATGGGCAGCTGATTGGGGCCGTACTGTTCGGGGATACCACAGATGGCGCATCGCTGTTTTCCCTCATTAAAAGTGGCGAGAACATTAGCGGCCGTGAGAAAGAAATTTTGCTCGGCGTGCCTTCCGGCGCTTCAGGCTCTGGTCCATCTGTCGCAGAACGTATGGCCAGTATGCCAGATGACGAGATCGTCTGTGGTTGTAACGGTGTTACCAAATCTTCCATCGGAGATGCCGTTCTGAATAAAGGCTGTAATACGCTCGGTGCCATCAAGTCCTGCACCAAAGCTTCCGCTTCTTGTGGTGGATGCAAACCGATTATCGAAAACCTGCTCACGTATTATGCCGGTGATAATGTAGGCGAACAGACCAAAGAAGGCATCTGTGGCTGCACCTCCTATGATCGGGATGAAATTGTTGCACAAATCAAGGAAATGGGACTCAAAAGCGTGAAGGAAGTGATGAACGTTCTCGGTTGGAATGAACCGGAAGGTTGCTCCAAGTGTCGTCCGTCCCTGAATTATTATCTCGGTATGATCTGGCCGGCTGAATACAGGGATGAGCGTGTATCCAAATTCACCAATGAACGTTATCACGCCAACATTCAGAAGGACGGTACCTATTCCGTTATTCCACGGATCTATGGTGGTGTTACTTCCCCGGCTGAATTGATCAAGATTGCAACTGTCGCAGAGAAATACGATGTTCCGATGGTGAAGTTCACGGGTGGACAACGGCTCGATCTGCTCGGAGTACAGAAAGAGAACCTGCCGAAGATCTGGGAAGAGCTCGATATGCCTTCCGGTTTCGGTTATGGTAAAGCACTGCGTACGGTGAAGACGTGTGTAGGCAACACATTCTGTCGATTCGGTACACAGGACTCCATCGAAATGGGCATTCGTCTGGAGAAAAAACTCGATAAAATGGTTGCTCCAGCAAAAGTGAAACTTGCTGTATCTGGATGTCCGCGGAACTGTGCGGAAGCGACCATCAAGGATCTGGGTGTTGTCGCCATCGATGGTGCATGGGAGATTCATGTTGGTGGTAACGCCGGAGTTAAAGTTCGCACAGCCGAGCTGCTCTGCACAGTGAAGACCGATGCGGAAGTGGAGGAGTGGACTTACTCCTACCTGCAATATTATAGAGAGAACGCAAAATGGAATGAGAGAACAGCGGCTTGGATTGAACGGGTAGGTCTGGAACATGTGAAGGAAGCATTGGCGGATCGGGATGTACGTCTCGCTCTGGTCGAACGTCTGGAAGTTACGCTGGGTCACACGGTTGATCCTTGGAAAGAAATCATTGAAGACGAGAAATTGCGTAAAAACTTCACCCCACTGTCCGGTGCCGAGCCGGTAACTCACTAA